TGCAATGCAATTTTACTCCACTAATATATATTACTAATGCAGTAGATAACATTACTTTTTGAaggtattaattttttttgttaactAATGATTTGCAAGTTAATGCTAAAATAAACACTCAAGTTTGCTAGAATCACAGGGAACTGCTAGCAGCCTAACATCATCACTGCCAAAAGACCCCTCATTCATGTTTTAGGTTGATTTCTCAAAATCCCAGCTAAAAATCTTTCTTGCATATTCAAGTGCTTCTTCTGCGCATTATCAGCTTCCAGCACGCTGACTCGCGATAAATTTCTCTTTCCAGTTAAGCTGTAAACACCTCCTTTGAACTTTGATGCAATATAGAGGAATGCTTGTTGAGCTAAGTAAGCATCTGGAATGTCACTAATGTTGGAGTTAGGATTACTACCAGTCACTGTCTCGCTGGATTGAAATCGTGAAACCTGATCAAATGTTCAATCATCATGAATCATCTCTGGTTCATGATGGCTTCAACAACTTCCTACACTCTGGAATATTGTCTGTAGCAACACCATTAGTGTGTGACATTATAGTCTGTCCAAGAAACGCAATATATGACAAGATCAACGTCTTCTCTAACTTGCACTTATTTTCCAAAGCTACTCCAGTGCACGTAAATGAGTTGGTGCATCATTTGGAACAACCTGATATCATTACTGCGGGTGTTTATGGTTTTTTTGTGTGTAAGCAGAATATTAATTCAGATGTGTAACTAGTGTGGGCAACTTCCATAGATATCTGTTCTAAATTTAAGCACGTACAAGATGATGCAATTTGCAAAATCAATAATAAAACCAGAGCAATTTAATCAAAACAAGTATAAAATGATCACCAGTTTCACCAATCAACTGTACTACATCCAGAAATGAGCTCAGAAATGAACTACAGTCTACAGTCTACAGCACATAGAACTTTGTCTTCTATGTTATCCAATTTAAAACTTATAAAGATGCTTTTGTTCTTCCCCCCTACAAGTTTTGTCCCGGGGGAGGGGGCACTttgaaacagaaaagaaaaaaagggcATACACTTATCTTGCTTAGCGCAGGTTCTTAGGAGGGTAGGATGACCGCAGCTAACCACAGAGCCAACTGAACTGTTTTGCACATTGAAAGATACACTGAAAGAAACATCAACCTAAACGTCAATAATATAACTCAAAAGGTATTTGTTTCAAGTGTATGATCTGCGCCCCTGATGAAGTTTTGCAGTATTGTAACATCTCTTTTGTCATTGCTGCTGCTGCATCCTTTTTAAGACGCTAGCAACGTAGTTGATATACATTGTTTTCAATTGCGGAGAATGGGCAAGTAAATACTTGATTAGGTCCAACTCTGTTCTTTGACCTTTGAGATGACAGAAGGTCACAATTTCAAGCTGATCTATGGTACAATCTTCAGAAACGTTTACCCAATAATTGTTGAGATTCCCTTCACCAGCATCCTTTCCAAGCCAATCCACCTAATGAGTTATGATTAATATATGTTTTGCAATTGTCAAACAATAACTTTGGTGACACATTATAAGTTCAAGCGTATTGCGCTCACCAAGATATGTAGCTTGCTCAAGTTGGGAGCACTCCGAATCATACAAAGCAAACAAGAAACCTCAGACACACGAGTTAAATGTATATCAGTGAAAGTCAGAGTCTTGAGGTAATGCAGTGGATGAGGAAATTTATTTGGAGAACCTCCTGCAGCCAAGTACTTCGAAACAAGTCGCAAACAAAGAGCAGAAAAACAATTAGATGTTGATGAGAAAAATAAAGTTACATAGATGGTGTAAGGAGAATTTGAACATTACCTCAATGAAAGAAGTTGATATGGTGATTTTCTCAATTTATTTAAACAACCGAAAACCTTAACCACATTGGATGTTTCTGACGGCATTTCCATATCATAAGCCACCATGCAAGAAAATTCTATAAGGTTTTCTAACCCAGCTAACGAATATTCTGAAGGCATTTTGGTATACAGCTGACGTAGGTATTTGAGATTAGGAGCACGAAAGTTGATAGGTAAGAGTCCTTTGCAACGGAACAAGTTCAACCTCTCAAGCACAGGGCAATTGAAGACATTTTGTTCTGAAGTAGAGACATCTGTTAAGACGATTTCCTTCAGAAAAGTCAATCCTCCAAATGCAGGTGTAGAGGGGAACCAAACATTTTTTAGGCCCTTTAGATAAAGTTGCTTGATACCCTTACTTGAGAATAACGGAATCCACTGACCAAAACAATCAAGGATTATCTTGGCATCGCAAAAACCAGGAAAACAGAGAGAAAATCTGAGAATGGGGCCATTGTGGAGTAGGAGAACATTACTTATCACACTAACAAAATTAAGAGCTGCTAGTTCTAGACCACGCGATCTGCCAATATAACATGACTTTTCACTTAAGATGTCTTCATCAAAAACAAGATTTGGAATAGTACTCCAACAATTCCTCCAATTCCTCGCCAAGATACTGGTTCTCACTGCATCTCGTATAGGCATAAAACAAAGGATAGTTTCTTGTACATTCCGAGGCAGCACACTGATCCTATCTTCCTCAATATGAGTACGACCGACCTTTCTCTTACTAGACTCATCCATTCTATAAATGTAACTGTGGAGCCAAATTTGTGCACTGCTTTGTATAAAGTACCTAGTGTCCCCTCCCCAAGCCTAGGTTTTGGAATTTGAGCTAGCTCTGAAGGATCATACTTCTCTACAATAGCTTCATCACCAAAGATCACCCTTATGGGGCGTGACACTGTGACTTGTAGTAACGATACTGGACTTTCATCGGTTTGTTTCTCATGCTTTGTTTCACATTTTTGTTTTAACTCATAATATTTTTTTAGCGTTAACTTGATCTTTCTGTAACCACAGCAGACTATTACCAATATATTAGCGATCTGCCAATATAACATGACTTTTCACTTAAGATGTCTTCATCAAAAACAAGATTTGGAATAGTACTCCAACAATTCCTCCAATTCCTCGCCAAGATACTGGTTCTCACTGCATCTCGTATAGGCATAAAACAAAGGATAGTTTCTTGTACATTCCGAGGCAGCACACTGATCCTATCTTCCTCAATATGAGTACGACCGACCTTTCTCTTACTAAATTTATATGATATCTTCGTCCTTCTCTTCTATAAAAATATGCCAGGAATATATGATAGCATAGATATTCCAAGCTAGCTTATTACATAATTAGAAGGCGAATCTGATTTAGTGAGGAAAATTCTTAAGTGTTGGAATCTTATCAAGTACAATATTACTACACAATACTACAAAATACTGTAACTAAACATGCGTATTGCACAATACTCCAACAATGCATAATCAACAATACCCCGACATCAAATGCAAATTCCAATCAAGAATTACAACCACTCTCTTTCAAAATTACCTTTGCACAAAAAAGTAATAATTTTATGCATCAGCTTCCAATTATTAACAAATACTAAAATAACATATTTTTCATCGCAAATTTAGTGAAGTCCAGTAACTTACTAACTTTCTCTTCATTTTACCCACTTTTTCTTCATGTTAATTATCACACATCACTCGTTACACCCATGTATACAAAATTAATCACTCGCTATTATAGAACTAACTCAAATTAGCCGTTAACTTGTAAATTTGTGTCAACTTTTCAATAAGAAATTAATACAAAACATATCGATTTGTGACTTAATTTCGATCGGGTATACCAATTCAACACTAATAACAAATATTTACACCAATGAATTAGAAGAATGGTGATAGCACATGTAGACGCTGTTtagataaataataattaaaaaaaagttGTAAGTAAACACAGAGTATATTAAAGTAAACACGGAGTCGATAAAACTTACGTTGCAAATGTGGCGAAAGAGGAGAGAAGCTTCATCAAGAATTGCTGAAATGTGGGCGCTTTGGGACAAATACAAATTTTTATGTGCAAATGTAATGAAAATTTTAGATGTTAATGGGCTAGTGGGTAATGGGCTTCTTTACACATGTTGTCTCCGGCCCAATTCACAGAACCCCACCTAAATTTTACATATTTGGGCCGAAAAATGAAGTCCCTTGTTTCTCAACAACTGGATTCTTATGAAATTTTAAAGTCGATCAAAACTAATTTTGactaaaaattaataaattctATTAGGcataaaaaaattatgaaagaAAATATTATTGGAAAGTATATTTAATCTActattatatttaatttttaaatttccGAAATTATAAACTAGCAAAGTATAATTCTTGATCAAACTTGAACATATTTGATTTTGAGAAAAATACCCCTAAGTACGTACTTAGGTAGTTTACCCGAGTATATAATATATTTGTAATGATATAGTTATAATTTACTAAATAAATTTTGCAATTACAATGATACTTCGTAGATTCACATTAAAAAACTCTGCGCAATCATAAATTAAGTGAGTACGTATTTAGGAGCAGGGTGATCGCGGTccggtttggttcggtttttgCGTTAAATCAGAACAATTGcggttttaaaaaaatttaaatcaacCCGAAACTCGTAACCTAATAATACAAACCACTCGGTTCGGTTTTGTTCGATTCGATTTAGCGAGTTTTGGCGAATTAAGACATTTCTTATTAGTGAACTCGAGAAATAAAGtaatatttttatttctttttttttgctaagCAACATTTTTTCTATTTAAACTTTACTTCTTACAACTtacataatttaaaatatatttatgtaTTCTTTCATATAAAGTATATCACTCGTATTACTTGCAAATGACTAATATCTAATAACATGTTGATCAATTAATTgtaataataaatgttcaatgtAAAAGAAATGTCAAGTATTCAACATTATTTTTAAAGAAAAGCAATAGACAATCTATTGAAAAGCATGATAATTTCGTAATTATTTGATGAGATTTAACACTAATTTAGTTATTGATTATAGGATATAATTGTTTTACGTGATATAATCATAAATATAAAACTGTGTGTGTATTGATGCGGTTCGGATCGGAAGCGGGTTGGGTTAAGGTCAAACCAAAACCAACCCATAACCCGCGGATTTTTAAAGTAGTTGAACCGTAACCGCAAATCATATTTTAAATTCGGCTTGGGTAGGTTAAATATTGATTCGGTTTATGCGGATTATGTGATTTGGGTAGGAGCATCAAGCTCTTTGACTTTTCCAATTCATATCCTGCCGGATTTTTAGAAAAGGAAGAATTGGCACTTAAAATGTAAAAAAGATTTAATGGGATGTCTTTGTGGTGCATTCTTGACCGGATCAAAGAGATGAATCTGGATGATAATTGGTTGTTAGAGCATCTCCAAGACTCCAACCCTTCTTCCCCTTAGCTAATAAGTTTCAGCTGTCACTCTACAGTATCACTTATAGCTAATGTTTCCAATTTTTTCTTCTCCAACCGCCTAAACCCCTTAGCATAAATTATAGCCACTCTGATATGTTTGGCTATATTTATTGAAGGACTCCACATCTGTAGCCAATTATCCACATCATCTCCCCCGCTGCTTTATTTCTTCTCCCGCCACATAATTTACAAGCACATGTATGTATTTTCAATCTCTTCTTTTTGTTTAATTTGTATCAAATTAGGGATTCAGTTGTGACTTTGTATCTGCTATGATTTGTTGAAACCTCCTACaatcagtgttctaaaaatccccGGTTTTAAAAAAATCCTCAATTAATCCCCGATTAATCCCCTACAAAGTATCCGACCGATTCGATCTTTGAAATCCGATTTATTTTTACGAATTTTTCTTTATTGctgtatatataattttttattaaaattaaaatactatattaattttaaaatgaataattatagaaattatgatataataaatatatatttgttaataaataactaatataatcataataatatattaaatataatttaatattataatacattcgatttttactccgattaatccccgattttcAATTAATCCTAAATCGGTAGCTCGACCGATCTTCCCCGATTCCCGATTTTTATAACACTGCCTACAATTGAATTTACCAAGGTATTTTTCTTTATAGGAAACTAAATTAGGTGGTAGCACAACagttattaatattaatatcaatcgagtaatattaatattaatatgcATGAATATATCAAATTTTTGGTCGAAGAAATAAAAACTGAGAAAGTTAATTTCTATACCTACGTATGTGTACTTTATTGTTTATGAGTAGTTGAAGTTTGCAACCTTGTGATGTTGTAATTTATGGGAAAGGAATCTAGCAAATTTGTACTTGTTATAGACTTATAGGAGAGATGAGATACAATAATAATAATTTGTTATAGAAATGTTTTTATAAGACTCGATACTCAAACTCTTAATCAATCAAGTATTTTTTTGATTGTAGAAATTCCATTTTTCTACTTAAAGCTCTATAACCTGTGAAAGAGGCATGTATATGTGATAGGAAAAAAATATGGCAGTGGCAGGatcttttttttttgctaatttgGCAGGATCTTGATAGATCAGAGAAGTGGTGAAGTGACTTTATTATTTTGAGTGAGTCAACTTAGTGATCACAATCTTGTAAATTATATTATAACAAAATAGATCACAACAATCTTACTTTTAAATGTTATAACTTTTCTGGTGAGATTCATCAGGACTCCTTGTCTCCTTAACAGAACTTGATATTAACACTCTAATTGTTACTTTATGCTTGACTTAGTTTTAACATTAGATAGGTAATTTCCCAGACATGCTGCAAGTGTGTTGGAAAGATCCGAgtttattaagttctgatgaatgCATCTACAGAGATGTTGTTCTATACGTATACGTATTTACAGTGCCTTGATTTACTTCATCTTTGGAAGGTTGGAGAGACAATGACGATGTACGAGGATATACAAAACGAGAAATTTCCTTTCATGCAGCATTGGAATGAGTTGCGCCATTCACCAAAATATGCGGCTACCTTGAAAAAAAAAAGCTAAACATGAAAGAGAATCAGCCGTCTTCTCCATCAGTTGATAGTCCAGAATCTGCCTATATGGAATCTGAAGAAGGAATGGAGCGTCCAATAGGAAGAAAAGTTgcgaaaaaaattaaaaaaaaactgcATATGATGCATTAGATGGAGAAAGCTTAGAAATTCTTAAATCGATGCAGAAAGATGCATTAGTTGTTGCTTCTTCGAGAACTGAATCTATAAAAATGAGTTTGCGGCTTCAGAAAACAATGATGCAAATGCAAAAGGAGGTGCAGAAAAGGCATATGAAGATGCTGCAATTACAAAAAGAGAAATTGCAGCTTCGCTTAGAAAAGGAGGAGCGCGAAAGACAAAGGAAGGATCGTGAAAGGCACATCATGGCAATGGATACTAGTAAAATGCTAATTGGTCAAAGAAAATATTATGATGCCTTGAAAGCTAAAATCTTGAAAAATGTTTTGTAATTTATTTTGCGCTTGTTATGGAAAATGTACTTGATTAATTTGGTTTGCGCTTGTTATGTAATCGAATTTAGTATACTTCATTTAATATAATGATGCTTACTATTTTGTCTATCTTGAAGCATATTATTTAAAAGATAAATTACAAAACACATAAAAAGAAATTAcataacaaatataattttaattcaGGTCACCGCCATGGATCTGCCAAAGATGTTCTATAAGATCATTTACAATTGAAAATAAGCTGGTTTGTTTCGAATTTGTTGATGCACCTGTATGTATTCTCGTAGATTATTCGGATGATTGCGAATTCGAGTAACAACTGGTATTTCGACATCCGAATCAAAGTGTTCTTCTTCGAGGGATGATTCCCTTTCATCGTCAATGATCATATTGTGCAATATTACACAAGTAGTCATAATATATTTCATTGTTTCGACATCCCAAAATCGTGATGGACCATAGATCATTGCAAATCGAGATTGTAGCACTCCAAATGCTCTTTCAACATCTTTTCTAATGGACTCATGTGTAGCTGCAAAATACTTTCTTTTGTTACCTTGAGGTTTTGAAATAGTTTTTACAAATGTTGGCCAAGAAGGATATATGTCATCAGCAAGATAATATCCCATGTTATATTCATTCTCATTGATGGTATACTTCACTTCAGGTCCGCGGCCTTCAGCCAAATCTTCAAATAGATGAGACCGGTCTTATACATTGTTGTCGTTTAATGATCCTGGAAGCCCAAAAAAAGAATACCAAATCCATTTTGAAGCTACGGCTTCTAATATTATAGTTGGTTCATGAACATGACCTGTATACATACCTTACCAAGTAGTTGGATAATTTTTCCATTTCCAGTGCATACAGTTGATACTACCCAGCATTCCAGGAAAACCTCGTTGTTCATTCTCTGCCAATAATTTAGAGACATCTTGTTCATTTGGTCGTCTCAAGTATTCTACTTCAAATATTTCCACAATTGCTTTAAGAAATCTTCTTAGACTCTCTATTGTTGTATTCTCACTAATACGTACGTAATCATCAACAACATCAGCTGTCATTCCATATGCAAGCATCCTCAGTGCAGCTGTCATTGTCTGAAGAGATGACAGTCCAGGAACTCCTACAACATCAGTTCGTTGAGTAAAATAGTAATCATGAGTTGCAACTGCTTCCTCAATTCGTAGAAATAATGATCTACGCATTCGAAATCTTCGACGGAATTATGTTTCTGTGTACGTATGTGTATCAGAAAAATAATCATGATACCGTCTAGTATGACCTTCTTCCCTATTTCGATTAATCACACGATGATTCACAATAAAACCACCATGATGTGGGATAAAATTCACTCTCTAACGTTGATAATGAAGGTGTACAACAACCATTCTCATTCTTGCATCATGCTCTTCTTCTTCGGGTTGCATAATATCAAGAATCATTTGTGTGGTGTTATCATTGAGTACGGTGTGTTGAAATATTTTAAGTTTGTGTTTTACTTCGTTCTTGATCTATATAATTAATAGGAAGTTCAGATGAAGAGATCTTAAAATTATTGTCCTTGCTGTGGAACATTTACAAAGATGAATTTTGCCAATGTATTTTCACATCAACTAGTCAGCTTCCAGCCTGCTGACTCGCAATAAATTTCTCTTTCCAGTTAACACCTCCTTTGAACTTTGATGCAATATAGAGGAATGCTGTTGAACTAATGAATCATTCGAACTGTCACTAATCTTGTTTTTTGATTTGATCATCTCTTCTTAAAGTGAAATTTCATGAAGATCAGAAGAAAATCGACGGGCATGATGGATTCAACAACTATCTACACCATTAGTATGTTACAATCTGTCCAAGAAACGCAATACATGACAAGATCAACTTCTTCATCCTACCTAGGTTCTTACAAGGCATCTCCTATAAATTCGAGAATGCTAGTGTAGTTTGGCGTCATACTTTTTTATCTGTTCTGATATGTGGACTTCTCATAAACACATCTCCTATAAGATTGCCAGGATAGCGGACTGATACAATCATGTCCATCTAAAACCTAGAATATTCTTATTAATATTTACCATAAACTTTTTCATTGTAATGCTATAAATAGATCTAATCCAAAATAGAATTGCACTTGATTAAACTCTTAATAATGAGGTTCAAACAGCTAATGCATGTACACCAAATTTAAGCACGTACAAGATGATGCAATTTCCATAATCAATAATAAAACCAGAGAAATTTAACTTAAACAGGTAATAAATATGATCACTAGTTTCACCAATCAACCGTACGTCACCCAGAAAAGAGCTCAGAAATGAACTACAGTCTACAGCACATAGAACTTTGTCTTCTATGTGATCCAAATAAAAGCTTATAAAGATACATTTGTTCTTCCCCCTACAGGTTTTAGTATTGTTCTAGTCCCTGGGGGGCAATTTGAAACAGAAACGAAAAAAGGGCATACACTTATCTTGCTTAGCGCAGGTTCTTAGGAGGGTAGGATGACGGCAGCTAACCACAGAGCCAACTGAACTGTTTTGCACATTGAAAGATACACTGAAAGAAACATCAACCTAAACGTCAATAATATAACTCAAAAggaatttgtttcaagtgtatGATCTGCGCCCCTGATGAAGTTTTGGAGTATTGTAACATCTCTTTTGTCATTGCTGCTGCTGCATCCTTTTTTAAGACGCTAGTACTATAGTTGATGTACATCGTTTTCAATAGCGGAGAACGGGCAAGTAAATACTTGATTAGGTCCAACTATAGTAAATACTTGATTCCACTGACCAAAACAATCAAGGATTATCTTGGCATCGCAAAAACAAGGAAAACAGACAGAAAATCTGAGAATGGGACCATTGTGGAGTAGGAGAACATTACTTATCACACTAACAAAATTAAGAGCTGTTAGTTCTAGACCACGCGATCTGCCATTATAACGTGACTTTTCACTTAAGATGTCTTCATCAAAAACAAGATTTGGAATAGTAGTCTAACAATTCCTCCAATTCCTCGCCAAGATACTGGTTCTCACTGCATCTCGTATAGGCATAAAACAATGGATAGTTTCTTGTACATTCTGAGGCAGCACACTGATCCTATCTTCCTCAATATGAGTACGACCGACCTTTCTCGTACTA
The window above is part of the Apium graveolens cultivar Ventura unplaced genomic scaffold, ASM990537v1 ctg6634, whole genome shotgun sequence genome. Proteins encoded here:
- the LOC141703421 gene encoding uncharacterized protein LOC141703421; the protein is MRRSLFLRIEEAVATHDYYFTQRTDVVGVPGLSSLQTMTAALRMLAYGMTADVVDDYVRISENTTIESLRRFLKAIVEIFEVEYLRRPNEQDVSKLLAENEQRGFPGMLGSINYLAEGRGPEVKYTINENEYNMGYYLADDIYPSWPTFVKTISKPQGNKRKYFAATHESIRKDVERAFGVLQSRFAMIYGPSRFWDVETMKYIMTTCVILHNMIIDDERESSLEEEHFDSDVEIPVVTRIRNHPNNLREYIQIHGGDLN